CATCCATAGCTGGAACAGGAAAAGATGGACGTATCACTAAAGAAGATGCAGTTAAAGCTGTACCATCTATGGGAACTCCAACTGGAGGAGATCGTAGCTCGACTAACACTAAAATGTCAATGTTACGTCGTAAAGTGGCAGAGCGTTTAGTTGAAGCAAAAAATACTACAGCCATGTTAACTACGTTTAACGAAGTAAACATGTCTCCAATTTTTGCATTAAGAAACGAGTATAAAGAAACTTTTAAAGCTAAGCATGGTGTTGGCTTAGGATTTATGTCCTTTTTCTCATTAGCAGTTGTGCGTGCATTACAGATGTATCCTGCAGTTAACTCTATGATTGATGAAAAAGAAATGAAAACTTTTAACTTTGTAGATATAAGTATAGCTGTTTCTGGACCTAAGGGATTAATGGTTCCAGTAATTAGAAATGCCGAAAATTTATCTTTCAGAGGTGTTGAGTCTGAAGTTAAACGTTTAGCACTTAGAGCTAGAGATGGTCAAATTACTGTAGATGAAATGACAGGTGGAACGTTTACTATTACAAATGGAGGTGTATTTGGAAGTATGTTATCTACTCCTATTATTAACCCACCACAAAGTGGTATTTTAGGAATGCACAATATTATTGAGCGTCCTATAGCTGTTGATGGTAAAGTAGAAATACATCCTATGATGTACGTTGCTTTATCTTATGACCACAGAATAATTGATGGTAAAGAAAGTGTAGGTTTTTTAGTAGCTGTTAAAGAAGCATTAGAAAACCCAACAGAATTACTAATGAACAACGATGTTAAAAAAGCTTTAGAGCTTTAATAAGCATAATAGTT
The genomic region above belongs to Olleya sp. Hel_I_94 and contains:
- the odhB gene encoding 2-oxoglutarate dehydrogenase complex dihydrolipoyllysine-residue succinyltransferase; this translates as MILEMKVPSPGESITEVEIAEWLVQDGDYVEKDQAIAEVDSDKATLELPAEASGIITLKAEEGDAVAVGQVVCLIDTSAEAPASSTFEGGDEGGNTNAEKDLAKDQKATPNTDAAKAPNPATKTYASGTASPAAKKILAEKDMDASSIAGTGKDGRITKEDAVKAVPSMGTPTGGDRSSTNTKMSMLRRKVAERLVEAKNTTAMLTTFNEVNMSPIFALRNEYKETFKAKHGVGLGFMSFFSLAVVRALQMYPAVNSMIDEKEMKTFNFVDISIAVSGPKGLMVPVIRNAENLSFRGVESEVKRLALRARDGQITVDEMTGGTFTITNGGVFGSMLSTPIINPPQSGILGMHNIIERPIAVDGKVEIHPMMYVALSYDHRIIDGKESVGFLVAVKEALENPTELLMNNDVKKALEL